A stretch of Branchiostoma lanceolatum isolate klBraLanc5 chromosome 14, klBraLanc5.hap2, whole genome shotgun sequence DNA encodes these proteins:
- the LOC136448118 gene encoding potassium voltage-gated channel subfamily A member 1-like: protein MESAWILGAYTASGELATPRTQRRMLFGMVQRQQYRWREFDRDMTADRARAALAHLRRRVVINVAGLRFELEPETLARFPNTLLGSAENRKKFYDPYRDEYFFDRHRPSAEAIIAFYQTGGRLDRPDEVPVDVFTDEVRFFKLGDDVIQRYREKEGFHRAAEQPLPRSKLVKDLWVLATKPRSSPWAILFAFFSVFAILLSVAAVCAETLPMLKHSRNEKSPFTDTYFLIESVCTGWFVLELLLRVLTCPNRKRYFKSTLHIYDMIAVTPWFITIVAMMVDPMYMYSGWAMRVTRLLRATRALKLARYSRGLRMIGLALTASLPDIGMLGVFMGICIILFASAIFFIEFGYESTHFESIPDAFWWALITMVTVGYGDHYPTTGGGKFLGSICALAGILTIALPVPVIVTKFDELYDRQTEKDNEEDEEERKKDEDMEDSEDETLSEAPTTKETIV, encoded by the coding sequence ATGGAGTCAGCATGGATACTGGGAGCGTACACCGCGTCGGGCGAGCTCGCCACCCCTCGGACCCAACGCCGAATGTTGTTCGGCATGGTCCAGCGCCAACAATACCGCTGGCGGGAATTCGACCGGGACATGACGGCGGACCGCGCCCGGGCAGCGCTCGCTCATCTCCGCCGAAGAGTGGTGATCAACGTGGCAGGACTCAGATTTGAGTTGGAGCCTGAAACGTTGGCGAGGTTCCCCAACACCTTACTTGGGAGTGCGGAGAACAGGAAGAAATTCTACGATCCTTACAGGGACGAGTACTTTTTTGATCGACATCGTCCAAGCGCAGAAGCCATAATTGCGTTTTACCAGACAGGAGGCCGTTTAGACCGCCCAGATGAGGTACCAGTAGACGTCTTCACCGACGAAGTCAGGTTCTTCAAGTTGGGGGACGATGTCATCCAAAGATATCGAGAAAAAGAAGGATTCCACAGAGCAGCCGAGCAGCCTTTACCGAGAAGCAAACTAGTCAAAGACCTGTGGGTTTTAGCGACGAAACCCAGAAGTTCGCCCTGGGCTATTCTGTTCGCTTTCTTCTCTGTGTTTGCGATTCTTCTGTCCGTAGCAGCAGTGTGTGCTGAAACCCTGCCTATGTTGAAACACTCCCGTAATGAGAAATCTCCATTCACGGACACTTATTTCCTTATCGAGTCCGTCTGCACAGGCTGGTTTGTTTTGGAATTACTGCTGCGGGTTCTGACGTGTCCGAACAGGAAACGGTACTTTAAAAGTACGTTGCACATATACGACATGATCGCCGTGACTCCGTGGTTCATCACGATTGTCGCCATGATGGTGGAcccgatgtacatgtactccgGCTGGGCCATGCGCGTCACCCGCCTGCTCCGCGCCACTCGCGCCCTGAAACTGGCCAGATATTCGCGCGGGCTCCGCATGATCGGCCTGGCCCTGACTGCGAGCTTGCCCGACATCGGAATGCTCGGGGTTTTCATGGGCATCTGCATCATCTTATTCGCCTCCGCTATTTTCTTTATCGAGTTTGGATACGAGTCTACCCACTTTGAGAGCATCCCGGACGCGTTTTGGTGGGCTCTCATTACCATGGTAACGGTAGGGTACGGAGACCACTACCCTACCACCGGCGGAGGGAAATTCCTGGGCAGCATCTGTGCCTTAGCAGGGATCCTGACCATAGCTCTACCTGTTCCCGTCATCGTTACAAAATTTGACGAACTGTATGACAGACAAACGGAAAAGGACAAcgaagaagacgaagaagaacGCAAGAAAGACGAAGACATGGAAGATTCAGAGGATGAAACTCTGTCAGAGGCTCCAACCACTAAAGAAACGATAGTATAG
- the LOC136448119 gene encoding sulfotransferase 1C2-like isoform X2 produces the protein MDVGPIEMTRPSATLPGYIRLAEMPSPRLVKTHLPVPFAPPGISKPQKKVKVFVPMRNPKDTAVSLYHYAHNMWQLRDFKVTIPWEQFAQNFINGNVPYGDYCDHLLGWWQMCDDPHFLFLKYEDMKRDLLSAVKTVVAFLDVELEESALTAVAEACTFDNMKTEMANSEIPEIRLLPRKGIVGDWKNMFSPEQNKAFDTWYEKKLGGTGITFDFE, from the exons ATGGATGTCGGCCCCATCGAGATGACGCGCCCATCAGCCACACTGCCGGGCTACATCAGGCTCGCAGAGATGCCCTCCCCTCGCCTCGTGAAAACACACCTGCCTGTTCCATTTGCGCCGCCAGGGATATCCAAGCCACAGAAGAAG GTCAAAGTGTTCGTGCCAATGAGGAACCCCAAAGACACAGCTGTGTCACTTTATCATTATGCCCATAACATGTGGCAGTTGAGGGATTTTAAAGTAACTATTCCCTGGGAACAGTTTGCACAGAATTTCATCAACGGAAACG TGCCTTACGGAGACTACTGTGACCACTTGTTGGGCTGGTGGCAGATGTGTGACGACCCCCATTTCCTCTTCCTCAAGTATGAGGACATGAAAAGG GATCTGCTAAGCGCTGTAAAGACCGTGGTGGCATTTCTGGACGTTGAGCTGGAGGAATCTGCCCTGACAGCCGTCGCGGAGGCCTGTACTTTTGACAACATGAAGACAGAAATGGCCAACTCGGAGATACCAGAGATAAGGTTGCTACCCAGGAAAG GAATTGTTGGAGACTGGAAGAACATGTTTTCACCAGAACAGAATAAAGCCTTTGACACCTGGTATGAGAAGAAGCTTGGCGGGACCGGCATCACCTTTGACTTTGAATGA
- the LOC136448119 gene encoding sulfotransferase 1B1-like isoform X1 — MSFTRVTWEYKGVRFPLPVTRENLDAMPNYHIRDDDIVVASFGKTGSTWLVRIILKILAAAGKIKGSAEGMDVGPIEMTRPSATLPGYIRLAEMPSPRLVKTHLPVPFAPPGISKPQKKVKVFVPMRNPKDTAVSLYHYAHNMWQLRDFKVTIPWEQFAQNFINGNVPYGDYCDHLLGWWQMCDDPHFLFLKYEDMKRDLLSAVKTVVAFLDVELEESALTAVAEACTFDNMKTEMANSEIPEIRLLPRKGIVGDWKNMFSPEQNKAFDTWYEKKLGGTGITFDFE, encoded by the exons ATGAGTTTTACGAGGGTAACATGGGAGTACAAGGGGGTTCGTTTCCCTCTTCCCGTCACCAGGGAAAACCTGGATGCCATGCCGAACTACCATATTCGAGATGATGACATTGTTGTGGCAAGTTTTGGAAAGACAG GGTCAACCTGGCTTGTGAGGATCATCCTGAAGATCTTAGCAGCTGCGGGGAAAATAAAGGGCAGCGCGGAGGGGATGGATGTCGGCCCCATCGAGATGACGCGCCCATCAGCCACACTGCCGGGCTACATCAGGCTCGCAGAGATGCCCTCCCCTCGCCTCGTGAAAACACACCTGCCTGTTCCATTTGCGCCGCCAGGGATATCCAAGCCACAGAAGAAG GTCAAAGTGTTCGTGCCAATGAGGAACCCCAAAGACACAGCTGTGTCACTTTATCATTATGCCCATAACATGTGGCAGTTGAGGGATTTTAAAGTAACTATTCCCTGGGAACAGTTTGCACAGAATTTCATCAACGGAAACG TGCCTTACGGAGACTACTGTGACCACTTGTTGGGCTGGTGGCAGATGTGTGACGACCCCCATTTCCTCTTCCTCAAGTATGAGGACATGAAAAGG GATCTGCTAAGCGCTGTAAAGACCGTGGTGGCATTTCTGGACGTTGAGCTGGAGGAATCTGCCCTGACAGCCGTCGCGGAGGCCTGTACTTTTGACAACATGAAGACAGAAATGGCCAACTCGGAGATACCAGAGATAAGGTTGCTACCCAGGAAAG GAATTGTTGGAGACTGGAAGAACATGTTTTCACCAGAACAGAATAAAGCCTTTGACACCTGGTATGAGAAGAAGCTTGGCGGGACCGGCATCACCTTTGACTTTGAATGA